One Brevibacterium spongiae DNA segment encodes these proteins:
- a CDS encoding xanthine dehydrogenase small subunit yields the protein MSATTTDHTAAEVTINGAATRFDGPPHTNALDFLRGQGLTAAKEGCAEGECGACAILVARPDETGGTRWTSVNSCLLPAAALDGGEVVTAEGLATGDTVHPVQEEMAVRGGSQCGYCTPGFISSMAAEYYRPERGADAAENAAAAGAAGDAHEDHQCGPNGFDLHSLSGNLCRCTGYRPIRDAAYSLGQPSEDDALAARRDRPAPAAVPTDYRRADTATGTIGRYRRPATLAEAVEILSSEPEVTVVAGATDWGVEVNIKGARAKNVLAVDRLDEMRGVRRTSDHIELGASHTLSELERELAGDIPLLGKLFPQFASRLIRNGATIGGNLGTGSPIGDTPPALLALEAELVLTSVRGERSVALADYFTGYRQTIRDADELITAIRIPLPLSPLTSFQKIAKRRFDDISSVAIGYAVDVRDGQIAKARIGLGGVAATPLRARATEAMLEGRPWSLETVHAAAETLAGEGTPMDDHRASAKYRTAMLRSSLERFYAEQLGRTSVTSKEVK from the coding sequence ATGTCCGCAACGACGACGGATCACACAGCTGCCGAAGTGACCATCAACGGAGCCGCCACCAGATTTGACGGCCCACCCCATACGAATGCGCTCGACTTCCTGCGCGGTCAGGGACTGACCGCAGCGAAGGAAGGCTGCGCCGAAGGCGAATGCGGGGCCTGCGCCATCCTCGTCGCCCGCCCCGATGAGACCGGCGGAACCCGCTGGACCTCCGTGAACTCCTGCCTGCTGCCGGCCGCAGCACTCGACGGGGGAGAGGTCGTCACCGCCGAAGGACTCGCCACAGGCGACACAGTCCACCCCGTCCAAGAAGAGATGGCCGTGCGCGGCGGTTCCCAGTGCGGATACTGCACCCCCGGCTTCATCTCCTCGATGGCCGCCGAATACTACCGTCCCGAACGCGGCGCCGATGCAGCCGAGAATGCTGCAGCCGCCGGTGCTGCCGGCGACGCCCATGAGGATCATCAGTGCGGGCCGAACGGATTCGACCTCCACTCCCTGTCCGGCAACCTCTGCCGCTGCACCGGCTACCGCCCCATCCGCGATGCCGCGTACTCCCTCGGACAGCCGAGCGAGGACGATGCGCTCGCCGCCCGCCGAGACCGGCCGGCACCGGCCGCCGTGCCCACCGACTACCGACGCGCTGACACCGCGACAGGCACGATCGGCCGCTACCGCCGCCCGGCCACCCTCGCCGAGGCGGTCGAGATCCTCAGCAGCGAACCCGAAGTCACCGTCGTGGCAGGGGCCACCGACTGGGGCGTCGAGGTCAACATCAAGGGAGCACGGGCCAAGAACGTCCTCGCCGTCGACCGGTTGGACGAGATGCGCGGCGTCCGCCGCACCTCCGACCACATCGAACTCGGCGCCTCCCACACCCTGTCCGAACTCGAACGCGAACTCGCAGGCGACATTCCGCTGCTGGGCAAACTGTTCCCCCAGTTCGCCTCCCGCCTCATCCGCAACGGAGCGACGATCGGCGGCAACCTCGGCACCGGTTCACCCATCGGCGACACCCCGCCGGCGCTGCTCGCCCTCGAAGCCGAACTCGTGCTCACCTCGGTGCGCGGCGAACGCAGCGTGGCACTGGCCGACTACTTCACCGGCTACCGGCAGACCATCCGAGACGCCGATGAGCTCATCACCGCCATCCGCATCCCGCTGCCGCTGTCGCCGCTGACCTCGTTCCAGAAGATCGCCAAACGCCGCTTCGACGACATCTCGTCCGTGGCCATCGGCTACGCCGTCGACGTCCGCGACGGACAGATCGCCAAGGCCCGCATCGGCCTCGGCGGAGTCGCAGCGACCCCGCTGCGGGCACGTGCCACCGAAGCCATGCTCGAAGGCCGGCCGTGGAGTCTGGAGACCGTGCACGCGGCAGCCGAGACCCTCGCCGGCGAAGGAACACCGATGGACGACCACCGTGCGAGCGCAAAGTACCGGACCGCGATGCTGCGGTCCTCGCTCGAACGCTTCTACGCCGAACAGCTCGGCCGCACGTCCGTGACCAGCAAGGAGGTCAAGTGA